Proteins encoded in a region of the Planococcus shixiaomingii genome:
- a CDS encoding GNAT family N-acetyltransferase, whose product MLLRYKKSFEKIAMGLMSFMPKERDLKVLQKTMQKYEENPDWQLFLWKKGEDFVGLLGVEMTEDAFIIHHISVNPSHRGEGVGRAMVEKIQQMMQEREMRSTEETHAFLEKCPQKKGGL is encoded by the coding sequence ATGCTACTCAGATATAAAAAATCATTTGAAAAAATCGCGATGGGCTTGATGTCGTTCATGCCTAAAGAGCGGGATTTAAAAGTGCTGCAAAAAACGATGCAGAAGTATGAAGAAAATCCTGATTGGCAATTGTTTCTTTGGAAAAAGGGCGAAGATTTTGTTGGCTTATTGGGTGTGGAGATGACAGAAGATGCATTTATCATTCACCACATATCGGTAAACCCTTCTCATAGAGGTGAAGGGGTCGGCCGTGCCATGGTCGAGAAAATCCAGCAAATGATGCAAGAACGCGAGATGCGTTCAACGGAAGAAACCCATGCATTTCTAGAAAAATGCCCTCAAAAAAAAGGCGGCCTTTGA
- the lysA gene encoding diaminopimelate decarboxylase: MHLYGTQAINEQGHLTIGGIDSVDLAKVYGTPLFVYDIQLFRDRAKAFQKTFEDEAIRYQVAYASKAFSSIAIYQVAAEENLSLDVVSGGELYTAVKAGFPKEKIHFHGNNKSETELRMAFEEQIGCIVVDNFYEIELLKKISEELEQSMNILLRVTPGVEAHTHDYITTGQEDSKFGFDLKNGQADEAFKRAYGHSFLKLMGLHCHIGSQIFDTTGFQLAAEKLVEKMSEWEKDFGYRCPVLNLGGGFGIRYTDEDTPLEPAVYVRDMIRTVKKVSAAANFPLPEIWIEPGRSLIGDAGTTLYTVGSMKEVPGLRKYAAVDGGMSDNIRPALYGAKYTSLIANKANAEATELYTIAGKLCESGDKLIDEAKLPAVEAGDILSMFCTGAYGYSMASNYNRIGRPAVVFVENGEHQLVVRRETNEDLITHDMSYTKEVKGQ; the protein is encoded by the coding sequence ATGCATTTGTATGGTACTCAAGCTATTAATGAACAAGGGCATTTAACGATCGGTGGAATAGATTCTGTAGACCTTGCTAAAGTATATGGAACACCGCTTTTTGTCTACGATATTCAATTATTCCGGGACCGTGCCAAGGCTTTTCAAAAAACGTTTGAAGATGAAGCGATCCGTTATCAAGTAGCGTATGCCAGCAAGGCTTTCTCAAGCATAGCCATATATCAAGTGGCGGCTGAAGAAAATTTGTCGCTTGATGTCGTGTCTGGCGGGGAATTGTATACGGCCGTCAAAGCCGGATTTCCAAAAGAGAAAATTCATTTTCACGGCAATAACAAAAGCGAAACGGAATTGCGCATGGCGTTTGAAGAACAGATCGGCTGCATCGTCGTTGATAATTTTTATGAAATTGAGCTTTTGAAAAAGATTTCGGAAGAACTGGAACAATCGATGAACATTCTCTTGCGTGTAACGCCGGGAGTCGAAGCGCATACGCATGACTATATTACGACGGGCCAGGAAGATTCGAAATTCGGTTTCGATTTGAAAAACGGGCAAGCGGATGAAGCATTCAAACGCGCATACGGGCATTCGTTTTTAAAACTTATGGGACTCCATTGCCATATCGGGTCTCAAATTTTCGATACGACCGGCTTCCAGCTGGCTGCCGAGAAGTTAGTCGAAAAGATGTCGGAATGGGAAAAAGACTTTGGCTATCGCTGTCCGGTTTTGAATTTAGGGGGCGGTTTCGGCATCCGTTATACCGACGAAGACACGCCATTAGAACCGGCTGTTTATGTAAGAGACATGATCCGGACGGTCAAAAAAGTGTCGGCAGCTGCTAATTTTCCACTGCCTGAAATTTGGATCGAACCTGGCCGTTCATTGATCGGGGATGCCGGGACGACGTTGTATACGGTGGGATCGATGAAAGAAGTGCCGGGTCTGCGCAAGTATGCGGCAGTTGACGGGGGGATGTCTGACAATATCCGGCCAGCTTTATACGGGGCAAAATACACCTCCTTAATCGCCAATAAAGCGAATGCCGAAGCGACAGAGCTTTATACCATAGCCGGAAAACTGTGTGAATCAGGCGATAAATTGATCGACGAGGCGAAATTGCCGGCAGTCGAGGCGGGAGACATATTGAGCATGTTCTGTACGGGTGCATATGGCTATTCCATGGCGAGCAATTACAACCGTATCGGGCGGCCAGCGGTGGTGTTTGTTGAAAATGGCGAGCATCAGCTTGTTGTGAGGCGCGAGACAAATGAAGATTTAATCACTCACGATATGTCATATACGAAAGAAGTTAAAGGCCAATGA